Below is a window of Caldichromatium japonicum DNA.
CCAAGACCCTTGAAGGGCAATAACGACCTTTTGGTCCTCACCCACCCCGATGTCATCGCCGAGATCCATCGCGCCTATCTCGCTGCTGGCGCCGACATCATCGAGACCAATAGCTTCAATGCCAACCGCATCTCGCTGGCCGATTATGGGATGGAGGGGCTGGTCTATGAGCTTAATATGGCAGCGGCGCGCCTAGCCCGCGCCTGTGCCGATGAATATGCAACGCCGGATCGACCTCGCCTTGTTGCGGGTGTGCTCGGCCCCACCAATCGCACCGCCTCGATCTCTCCGGATGTCAATGACCCGGGCTATCGCAATATCGATTTCGATACCCTGGTCGCGGCCTATGCCGAGGCGGCGCGCGGTCTGATCGCCGGCGGTGTCGATCTGCTCCTGATCGAGACCATCTTCGATACCCTCAATGCCAAGGCGGCGGTCTTTGCCTTGAAACAGATCTTCGCCGAGGACGGGGTCGAGCGCCCGATCATGATCTCGGGGACCATCACCGACCAGTCGGGTCGCACCCTGACCGGACAGACCACTGAGGCCTTTTATAATTCGCTGCGCCATGCCGAGCCCCTGAGCATCGGCTTAAATTGCGCGCTGGGGCCCTATGAGCTTCGGCCCTATGTCGAGGAGCTGGCGCGCATCGCCGACTGCTTCGTCTCCGCCCATCCCAATGCGGGTCTGCCCAATGCCCTGGGCGGCTATGACCTGAGGCCAGAACAGATGGCGCTTGAGGTCGGTGACTGGGCCAGGCGTGGGTTTCTCAATATCGTCGGCGGCTGCTGCGGGACCACACCCGAGCATATCCGGGCGATCGCCGAGGCCGTCCGCGGCTGTGCACCGCGACCCCTCCCCGAGATCCCCCCCGCCTGCCGCTTGGCCGGGCTTGAGCCGCTCAATATCCGCCCCGAGGTCTCTTCCTTTGTCAATGTCGGCGAACGCACCAATGTCACCGGCTCGGCCCGCTTCCGGCGCCTGATCCAGTCCGGCGACTATGAGTCGGCGCTCGCCGTGGCGCGCGAACAGGTGGAAAACGGGGCCCAGGTCATCGATGTCAACATGGACGAGGGGCTCTTGGACGCAGTCGCGGCCATGCAGCGTTTTCTGAATCTGATCGCTGCCGAGCCCGAGATCGCCCGGGTGCCGGTGATGATCGACTCGTCCAAATGGGAGGTGATCGAGGCGGGGCTCAAGTGCGTCCAGGGCAAGCCGATCGTCAATTCGATCTCGTTGAAGGAGGGCGAGGCGCGGTTCATCGAACAGGCGCGCCTGTGCCGGCGCTATGGGGCGGCGGTGATCGTCATGGCCTTCGACGAACAGGGCCAGGCCGACACCTGCGCGCGCAAGGTCGAGATCTGTACCCGCGCTTATCGGCTGCTCACCGAAGGGGTCGGCTTCCCGCCCGAGGATATCATCTTTGACCCCAATATCTTTGCCGTCGCCACCGGGATCGAAGAGCACAACGACTATGCCCGGGCCTTCATCGAGGCGACGCGCATCATCAAACAGACCCTGCCGCACGCTCTGGTCTCGGGCGGGGTATCGAACGTCTCCTTCGCCTTCCGCGGCAATGACCCGGTGCGCGAGGCGCTCCATGCGGTCTTTTTGTATCACGCCATCCAGTCCGGCATGGACCTGGGGATCGTCAATGCCGGTCAGTTGGCGATCTATGATGACCTGCCTGAGGAGCTACGCGAAGCGGTCGAGGACGTGATCCTCAACCGCTGTCCGGATGCCACCGAGCGCCTTCTCGCCATCGCCCCCAGATACAAGGGGGAGGGCGGGGCAGAGACCGCAACCGCCGATCAGGAGTGGCGCAGCTGGCCGGTCGCCGAGCGGCTCAAATATGCCCTGGTCAAGGGGATCACCGACCATATCGAGGAGGATACCGAGGCTGCGCGCCAGGCTCTGGGCAGGCCCCTGGCGGTGATCGAGGGCCCCCTGATGGACGGCATGAACCATGTCGGGGACCTGTTTGGCGCAGGCAAGATGTTCCTGCCGCAGGTGGTCAAATCGGCGCGGGTGATGAAGAAGGCGGTCGCCTATCTCCAGCCCTTCTTGGAGGACGAAAAGGCCGCCGGCGAGGTCTCGGGAAACCAGGGGCGCATCCTGATCGCCACGGTCAAGGGCGATGTGCACGACATCGGCAAGAATATCGTTGCGGTCGTGCTCCAGTGTAACGGTTATGAGGTGATCGACCTTGGGGTCATGGTCCCTGCCGAGACCATCCTCGAGCGGGCGCGCGCCGAGCAGGTCCAGATCATTGGGCTCTCTGGACTCATCACGCCGTCGCTGGACGAGATGGTGCATGTCGCCAAGGAGCTGAAGCGAACGGGGATCACTCTACCCCTGTTGATCGGCGGGGCCACGACCTCCAAGGTGCATACCGCACTCAAGATCGCCCCCCAACGTGAGGAACCGGTGATCTATGTCCCGGATGCCTCGCGCGCCGTAGGGGTAGTGGCCCATCTCTTGAGCGACGAGCTGCGCCCCGCCTATCTCGAACAGATCTGCACTGAATATAGCCGCATCCGCGCCGAGCGCGAAGGGCGGGAGTCGGGGCGCAGGTCCATGTCGCTTCAGGAGGCGCGCGCCAATCGCGTCCAGATCGCTTGGGAACAGACCCCATTGATCGAGCCCGCCTTACTGCGTCCCCATTTCGAGGACCCCGGCCCCTGGGCGCTCGAGGTCGTGCGCGGTGATGCCTGGGCCGTGGCCACCATCCAGGACTTTCCGCTGGCTGATCTCGCCCAGTACATCGACTGGCTGCCCTTCTTTCAGGCCTGGGAGCTTGCGCATAACCGCTTCCCCGACATCCTGGACGACCCGATCATCGGCGAGGAGTCGCGCCGCCTCTATGCCGATGCTCAGGTCTTCTTGCAGCGCTTGATCGATGAAGACTGGTTGACTGCACGCGCGGTCTTTGGGTTCTTCGCCGCCAATCGCCTGGGCGATGACGATATCGCGCTCTTTGCCGACCTCGCGCGCAGCCAGCGCCTGGCGGTGGCCCATCACCTGCGCCAACAGATGGTACGCGATGCCGCGCGCAATCAGCCAAACTTTTGTCTGGCCGATTTCATCGCCCCGCCGGGTCATCCCGACTGGATCGGTGCATTCGCCGTGACCGCCGGCATCGGGATCGAGGCCCACCTCGAACGCTTTGCCGCGAATCACGACGACTACAGCGCGATCATGCTCAAGGCGCTCGCCGACCGGCTTGCTGAGGCCTTTGCTGAGCGCCTGCATCAGTTAGTGCGCATCCGTTATTGGGGCTATGCACCGGATGAGTCACTCACCAACGAGGAGCTCATCGCCGAGCGCTATCAGGGGATTCGGCCCGCGCCCGGCTATGCCGCCTGCCCCGACCATACCGAGAAGGGGACGCTGTGGCGCCTGCTCGAACCGGACCAGCGGGTGGGGATTCGGCTGACCGAGAACTTCGCCATGTGGCCCACCGCCTCGGTCTCTGGCTGGTATCTGGCCCATCCCCAGGCCCGTTATTTTGGGGTGGGTCGCATCCAGCGCGATCAGGTCGAGGACTATGCCCGGCGCAAGGGGATGACCCTCGCTGAGGCCGAGCGTTGGTTAGCGCCGGTCTTGGGCTATGAGCCCTGAGCAACCTGCAATGTCTGAGCCTGTCATCCAGGTCCAGTCGCTGAGTTTTTCATATGGCGAGACCTTGGTGCTCGAGCAGGTGGATCTCGAGGTCAGGGCAGGGGAGTTTCTGGGTCTGGTCGGGCCCAATGCCGGCGGCAAGAGCACCCTGCTGAAGCTCATCCTAGGTCTGTATGAGCTACAACAGGGATACATCCGGGTCCTGGGCAAGCCGCCGCGTTTGGCGGTGCGTCAACTGGGCTATGTCCCCCAGTTTCCCACCTTTCCGCGCGATTTCCCGATCTCTGTCGAGGAGGCGGTGGCCCTGGGGCGGATCGGTGCAAGCGGCAGGGGGCTTTGGGGTTGGCTAAGCCAAAGCGACCGCCTGGCCGCGCACCAGGCGCTCGCCGAGGTCGAGGCAGAGGATCTCGCCAGGCGCCCGATCGGGCGGCTGTCCGGCGGTCAGTTGCAGCGGGTCTTGTTGGCGCGCGCCCTGGTGTCTGACCCTAAGATCCTGATCCTGGACGAGCCGACCGCCAATATCGATCAGCGCGCCGAGGGCGAGATCTTCGATCTGCTCGCCCGGCTCAACCAGCGCCTAACTATCCTGCTGGTGTCGCACGACATCGCCTTCATCTCAGGCTATGTCAGCCGGGTGGCCTGTCTCAACCGCACCCTGATCTGTCATGAGACTCAGCCCTTAACAGGCGATCTGATCCACAGGCTTTATGGCGGGCCGGTGCACCGCGTCGAGCATCGACATGCCTGAGTTTATCGCCGCCTTGAGCGCATACGCCTTTTTGCAAAAGGCCCTGATCGCCGGGCTTCTGGCCAGCATCGGCTGCGGTCTGATTGGACCATTCGTGGTCGTCAAGCGCATCGCCTTCATGGCAGGGGGTATCGCGCATGCCGTTCTGGGGGGGATGGGCGCGGCGATTTATCTTGGATTTGATCCCTTGCTAGGGGCGATCATCGCCTCGCTCGTCTCGGCCGTCCTGATGGGGATGGTACGCCTGGCCTGGCAGGCGCAAGAGGACACCCTGATCAGCGCCCTCTGGGCGGTGGGCATGGCGATCGGCCTCCTCTTCATTGCCAAGACCCCCGGCTATCGGTCAGACCTGATGGGGCTATTATTCGGCAATATCCTCCTGGTGCCGGATCGGGCGCTCATCTGGATGGCGGGGCTTGATCTCTTGGTAGGGGCAACGATCGCGACTTTTTATCGGCCCTTATTGGCCCTGACCTTCGACGAGGAGTTTGCCCGTCTGCGCGGGGTGCCGGTTGCTGCCTTTTATCTCTTGTTGCTGTGCCTGGTGGCCCTGACCGCGGTCCTCTTGATCCAGGTGGTGGGCCTGATCCTGGTCATCGCCCTGCTCACCCTACCGGCGGCGATCGCTGGACACTATATCCATTCTCTTGAGTCCATGATGCTGATCGCGACCCTGCTCGGTATGCTCTTCACTAGCCTGGGCCTGGCCCTGTCCTTTGCCCCAGATCTTCCGGCAGGCCCTACCATGATCCTGTTGGCAGGGGCTGTCTATATCCTCTCGGCGCTTTTCAGCCAGTGGCTCAGAAATCGGCGGGCGCGGCGGCTGACCGGGTCAGGCGGCACCTGAAGGGATTGTCGATGATGGCCGATTGGCTGGTCTCCTTGCCCTTCTTCGGCCTAGGCGCACTACTGCTTGCGCTGGGCCTGGTGCTGTTACCAGCGATGCAAGGGCCTTGGCCGTGGCTTTTACCGCTGTTTGCCCTGGCCTTGCAGGCCGCCCAGTCTGGAGCGGATGCCTTGGGGGTTGGCCTGGTGCTCGGACTTGCCTTGACCAGCGCCCTCTTTGCTTTGGCTGCTACACCAGACCCTAATACCCAACCACCCTCCTGCAGGGAGATTGGCTTGGCAAGGCGGACTGTAGGGCGCGCAATGCCCAACCTATGGCTGCTAGTTGAACGCGCATCCATCCCTTGGTTAGGTCTGTTGTTTGCCAGCGCTGCTGCTACGCTGATGGCACTCGACGGTCGGATCGCGCGGTGGGAGGGGGCGTTGTTAGGTACGGCAGGGTTTGGAGCCCTCCTGGCCTGCCGCTGGCAGGCATCGCCGTGGCCTAGGTCGGGAAATTCGGTTGCACACCTTGCTACATTGGTGCGCCATCTCCCCCGGCTGGTCGCTGCCCTGACCCTGGTCGGCGCCGGTGCCCGCCTGATCCTGATCGGCGCGCTTGATCTGGGACTGGTCCTGGACCTCGGTACACATGCCATCGGCCTGGCGCTGGGCGCGGGGATGGGCTTGGTTGGGTGGGACGGTCAGGTGCGCAATATGCAGCCGACCAATGGCATCGGCTGGAGTGGGGTACGCACTGCATACTTTACTGCAACCCTTGCGCTGACAGGCGTCCTGGGGTTGGCTGCTCTCAGCACCCCCGGCGGCTTGGCTTGCCGCCAGGTCCCTCCAGCTGCCTGGTGGATCTTGACGGCAGTGGGGGTGATTGTTTGGATTGCGTACAATGGGCCATGTGATGAGGAGCGCTGTGTCTGACCCGAAATTGACGCGGATCGAGGTCCATAAGGACTATCTCAAGTTCAGCGCCGCACATTTCACCCTTTTTTCGGCGAGCGCGCGCGAGAACCTGCACGGTCATGACTTTCGCGTCCGCTGTACGGTGACGGCGGCAGTCGGGGAGGATGGGCTGGCCTTCGACTATGGGATCTTGAAGCAGGCGCTGGCGGCACTCTGCGCCGAGCTGGACGAGCGAGTGCTTTTACCTCTCCATTCGCCCTATCTGCGCGTCGAGGTGGAGGATGGCTGGGTCTCTGCCCATTTTGCCGCCGAGCGCATCCCCTTCCTGGCGCGGGATGTCTTGCTCTTGCCGGTGCGCAATGTCACCGCCGAGGAGCTCGCCGGCCTCCTCCTCGAACGTCTGCAGGCGCGCCCTGAGATCTCGGCCCTGAAGCTCCAGTCCATTGCATTGGGCGTCTCGTCCGGGCGTGGTCAGTGGGCATTCGCTCATTGGGGGATCACATGACATCGCTGATCGTCACCGGCGCCTCTTCGGGGATTGGGCTCGCCATTGCCCGGCGGTTTATGGCCGAGGGCTGGCGGGTCATCAATCTCTCGCGCCGCCCCTGCCCCGAGCCCCAGGTAGAACACCTGAGCGCCGATCTCCAGGACCCTGAGTGCCTAGAGCGCGCGCTCGCTGGGCTTGCAGGGCGGTTTGCTCAAGGGTCACAGTTCTGTCTCGTCCATAATGCAGCGCGTCTCGAGCCTGATCGCATCGACGATCTGCCGGATGCCAAGCTGCGCTCGGTCATCGAGCTTAATCTGCTTGCGCCCAACCGCATCAATCAGGCTCTGATCCCGCTGATGGGCGCGGGATCGAGCATTCTCTATATCGGCTCGACCCTCGCTGAGAAAGCGGTCCCAGGGACGGCGAGCTACACCATCGCCAAGCACGCCCTCGTCGGGATGATGCGTGCCACCTGCCAGGACCTTGCCGGGCGCAGGATCCATACCTGTATGCTCTGCCCGGGGTTTACCGATACCCCGCAATTGCGTGCCCTGCTGGGTGATGACCCCGAGCGCCTGCGGGCGATCGCGGCGATGAACGCCTTCGGGCGCTTGGTCGCGCCTGAAGAGATCGCCGAGCTCGCCTGGGTAGCCGCGCATTCCCCGGTGCTCAATGGCGCCTTGATCCACGCCAACCTCGGTCAGAGCGAACGCTGATGGAACGCATTGTCTGTATCAGCGGCGGGACCTCAGGGATCGGGGCGGGGCTGGTTGTGGCATTTCTTCAAGCCGGCGATCGGGTCTATACCTTTGGGCGCACGCCCGCCAAGGTTGAGGCATTGTGCCAGGCCCATGCCCAAGCGGTCGCCGCCGGTCGATTGAGAGCCCTGGTTGGAGATGCGACGGACGGGTCGTTTCGCAAGGCCCTGCACCACCAGATCGCCCACGAGTCGGGGCATCTGGACGTCTTAGTCAACAACGCTGCCGTGATCGTAAGCCAAGGGACCCTGGAGGAGAGCCTCGATGATTGGCACAGGACCCTGGAGATCGACCTCATCGCCCCCTTCGCTTTGATACAAGTCATGATCGATCTGCTCGAACGCAGCTCCTCGCCCGCAGTGATCAATCTCTCCTCGGCCTGCGCGCACCATCCCTTTTCAACCTGCACCTCGACCTGTTATTCGGTTGCCAAGGCGGGGCTTGAGATGCTCACTCGTCGCCTGGCCTTGGCCCTGGGGCCCAAGGGGATCAGGGTCAATGCGGTTGCCCCTGGAGTGGTCCCCTCACCGATGTGGGGGGAGGCATCTGAATTGATCGAGCAGACGATCGCCCGCCGCCATGTCTTGAAACAACAGCCCGTCACTGCGGGGGACATCGCCGCGGCGGTCCTCTATCTGGCTGCAGCCGAACGGGTGACGGGGGCGATCCTTGCCGTCGATGCCGGTTATACTCTGGGTTGATCCGGCGTTGGCGGTTCGCTGAGCGCCCGATAGCTGCCCGAGCGGATCATCTAGAGGAGTTGCTCGAGCGCTATGGTCGCGACGCCGACGAGCCTGAGCGCCGCTGTTCCGAGTTGCAGGCTGGACTCGATCAGCCCGGGATAGGCGTGGATGGTGCTGGCGGCGCGCAGACGAGCGGCCTGTTCAAGGTCGTGGGCGCGGGGGCGATGATCGGGGCCTAGGGATAATGGCGATGGAGCCAACCCTAGTATTACAAGCTGTGCGTGATAGTGGATAATTTTCCACATGGAAAGCGCGATGATGGGCACAGGCAAGGCGGCGAAGCGGCTTGGCGTTTCGGTCAAGACCTTGCAACGCTGGGAGCGCGAAGGGGGTTTGATCCTGGTGGCGCGAACAGTCGCGAGGCACAAATCCGCGAGTTGATTGGCTTGCGCAATAAGGTATCAGAGCCAATGCGGATTGATGCCTACTGTCGCATATCCAGTGCTGCGCAGAAGCCAGACCTCGCCGACCAGCGCAAGGTGTTGAAACTGTCGAAAAAGGGGCGAATCCACCTTAAACGATTGGGGTTTACTCTGGCAGAGGTGACCCCATGCCAAAATTCAAACCCTGCAACTACGACCAGATGGTCATGCTGCCCATCTCCCTCGAAAACCAGATCCTCCCCGGCAGCCTGGAGCACACCATCCACGAAGTGGTCGAAAAGCACATGGACCTTTCGGTCTTCGACCAGCGCTACAACAACGACGAAACAGGCGCAACCGCCATTCATCCCAAAATCCTGCTCAAAGTCATTTTGCTGGCTTACGCCCGCGGCTTGCTCAGTTCCCGACAAATCGAGCGCGCCTGCGTCGAAAACGTCACCTTCATCGCGCTCGCCTGCGGGTATTCCCCCGACCACAGCACCATCGCCAACTTCGTCTCAACCATGCAGGCAGAAATCGAGAGCCTCTTCTGCGACGTCCTGCTGGTGTGCGAAGAGATGAACCTGCTCGGCGGCTCGCACTTCAGCCTGGACGGGGTCAAACTCTCCGCCAACGTCTCCAAAGAGTGGAGCGGCACCTTCGACGAACTCAAGCGCAAGCGCGATAAGTTGCAGGAGAAACTGCAGCAGGCGATGGCAGAGCATCGGCAGGCCGACGCCCAGCCCGAGGTCGAGTTGGAACGCCAGCAGCAGCGCGAGAGACGCCTGCAGCGGGCAGTCGAACGGTTGGAGCAGTTCCTGCAGAGCGAACAGCCCAAGACCGGCAGCGACGGCAAAGAAATCCAGAGCAACGCGGTGGACAACGAATCGGTCAAGATGCCCACCGCCCACGGCGTCGTGCAGGGCTACAACGCCCAGGCGCTGGTTGATTCCAAACATCAAATCATCCTCGCCGCCGAAGCCTTCGCCACCCAGGACCATGACAACCTCGAGCCAATGTTGACGGGTGCGAAAAAGAATCTCAAGGCGATTGGCAAGGACGAGACCTTCTTTCAGGGCAAGACCCTGACCGCAGACAGCAACTATCATAGTGTGGAGAGCCTGGTGTTCTGCCAGACTGAAGGAGTGGACGCCTACATCCCCGACATCCACTTCCGCAAACGGGATGAGCGCTTCGCCGATCGAGACCGTTTCAAGGGTGGACGGCAGAAAGAAGCGCCTTTCTCGCTGACGGATTTCACGTTCGACCCCGACCGACAACGGTATCTCTGTCCCCAGGGCAGGGAACTCACCCTGCACGCCCGCAGCCAGCGCAACCGCTATCGCATCTACGACGTCTACCACGCCCACCCCCAGGACTGCGCCGCCTGTCCGCTGCGCGAACGCTGCCTGAGCAAGCCCTCCGCTTCCCGCCGCTATCTCTCCGTTCCGACCACACAGCCGCCCAATCTGCTCGACGAGATGAAAGCCAAAATTGACAGTCCACAGGGCAAGAAGATTTACGCCCGCCGTTTAGCGATGGTCGAGCCGGTCTTTGCAAACATTTGCGTTCACAAACACATGAACCGATTCACGCTGCGCTCGAAAGCCAAAGTGGATGTACAATGGAGATTGTACGCACTGGTGCACAATATCGGTAAAATCTGCGTGTTTGGGACGTTGAATTAGCCGAGAACGAGAGCAAATCTCTGCCTCAACCGCCTGGCATGCCCCCTCACCCCGCCGCGCCAGCCGCCCCAGGCAGGTTTCGCTCCGCGAAAAACGGTTTTTCGACAGTTTCGTTGGAAGAGTTTGTTGTGGCGAAAGGCTTGTCGAATGTCGAGTTCGTTGAGGAAAGAGGTCAAGACCCTGATCCTTGCTCACAAAGACAGGTTGACCCGCTTTGGTTTTGAGTGGTTCGAGCATTACGCCAGAACGCACGGTTGTGAAGTGCTGGTGCTTAATCAAGAACGGCTCTCGCCAGAGCGGGAGATGGTGCAGGACTTAATGACTATCGTGCATTGTTTTTTGTCCAGGCTGTATGGGTTGAGGAACTATCGAAAAAAGCTGGACGAGGTATTAAGAAAGGGGGTGAGTCATGAGTGATCATGATTGAATCTGATTAGCTCATGAAGCTAGCGAAATTGTTTGGCGTTCGACAGAACACCAATGAGTAAGCCATGCAACTGACCCACAAAATCGCCCTTTGTCTGACGCCTGAGCGTGCGGTTTACTTCACCTGCGCCTGCGGCGCGGAGCGGTGTGTCTGGAATTGGGCGCTTGCCGAGTGGAACAAGCAATACGCAGCGGGCAGAAAGCCCGATGCGATGGCTCTCAAAAAGCAGTTCAACGCCATCAAATACACCCACCCGCAATGGCTCGATGGGAGCGGCCAGACGTGGATCAAGACCATCCACCGCGATGCCCATGCCCAACCGTTTGCCGATCTTGCCAAGGCCTGGGATCGATTCTTTGCCGATATCAAGGCCGGAAAGAAGGCTCACGCGCTTCAGTTCAAGAAGAAAGGCCGGTGCCACGATAGCTTCTATGTTGCTAACGACAAGTTCCGCGTCTCGGTCAAGACCATTTGCCTGCCCAAGAGCGGTGAGGTCGCCATGACCGAGGCGTTCTCAAACGGCTGGCAACCGCAACTGCCCTACCCGTGGCGAGTCCGTCCGGTAACGGCGGAGCTACAGCAGAGAGGGTCTCTGCCGTAGTCGGGAAAGTCACGCCTGTCAGAGACAAATGCGCTCCGCATTCGGGGCAGGAAGAGCACAGTGCGCCTGTTTGCGCACTTTCTTGAGAGCAGCATCGAGACTGTGCACCAGGCGGTAACCGAAGACCGAAGGCACCCTAAGGTGCTGGTAGGCACAGACCAGGGGTAGGGTCGCACCGAGTCAAATCTCGAAAAGGCTTAGCGATGGTTTCTGTATCACCCGCAGAGCCATCCGATCTATCGATTCTTTTGGATATAAAAATTGATTAAATCGATTGTCATGTGGGACCAAATCCGCTATATGCAGGCCCTTACCCTGGTCCCTTTGTTTTCATGAGATTGCTGAGGTTATAGGAGATGCTAGACCCTGATGTCGGTTATGGCGATGAACTCATGGAGCGGGTCCCGAACCTCTTGTCCCAGGATGTACGTGGCTCGTCGATCAATCTGGATGCACGCCGGCGCATTGAGCATCTGCGCGAGCTAAAGCGCCTGCGCGAGCTGCTTGATGATCCCGACTTCGACGATCTGACCTGACCGCTGCTCTCCATCTTGGGCGGACCCTGCGTCCGCCCACCTCCTCACCCTTTTCTGGATACCTGGCGAGTCAACCGTCGCGCCAAGTCGCGGGTATCGGTCTGTTTTTGTCGCGCTCGAGGCGCACTGCCAAAGGTTCGGGCGCATAGAGGCGGACATCGCGTTGAGGGAAGGCGAGTGGGATGCCCTCAGCCCTAAATGTCTCATAGATCGCCTGATTGAGCTCGGTGACTACGCCGATGCGTCCCTCGAGCGATCCCATATAACAGCGCAGCTTCAACATCAGGCCGTTCTCGCCAAATTCCTCAAAGCCAACCAAGGGCTCAGGATCGTCGAGGATCTTGGGATGGGCGCGAGCGATCTGCTCCAAGAGGTGCAGCGCCTTCCTCACGTCACCGCCGTACTCAATCCCGATGATGATCGTGATCCGGTTTTGCTGATCGCTCAGGGTCCAATTGAGCAGGCGCCCGGTGATGAACTCCTTGTTCGGCACTAGCAGTTCTTGGCGGTCCCAGTTGCGGATGGTGGTGGCACGGATGCGGATGTTAGTGACCACCCCCGTGGTATTGCCGATGGTCACGATGTCCCCAACCCGCACCGGACGCTCGAACAGGATGATCAGCCCACTGATGAAGTTGCCAATGATCTCTTGGAGGCCGAAGCCGATGCCAACGCTTAAGGCCGCGACCAGCCATTGGATCTGACCCCAGCTCAAGCCCAGGGCGCCGAAGGTCAAAATCGCTGCGGCGGCAGCGATCCCATAACCGGACAGAGTTTTGATCGTATAGCGGGCGCTAGGTGATAGATCGCTGCCTTGTAAGAGCAGGATCTCGAACAGTGCAGGGAGGTTACGGATCGCGAGCGCGGCTACCGCGATGATCAGAATGATCAGGCTCAGATCGGCGAGCGTGAATGGAACCTGCTGCGCAACACCGTTTACCATGCCGGCATAGTGCCAAAGGGTGAAGCGTTCCAGGACCTTGAGCGCCGGCAGGACCTCAGACCAGGTCGCCCAA
It encodes the following:
- the metH gene encoding methionine synthase, producing the protein MTVLASRIRARLKDAILILDGAMGTMIQRLGLSEADYRGERFADWPRPLKGNNDLLVLTHPDVIAEIHRAYLAAGADIIETNSFNANRISLADYGMEGLVYELNMAAARLARACADEYATPDRPRLVAGVLGPTNRTASISPDVNDPGYRNIDFDTLVAAYAEAARGLIAGGVDLLLIETIFDTLNAKAAVFALKQIFAEDGVERPIMISGTITDQSGRTLTGQTTEAFYNSLRHAEPLSIGLNCALGPYELRPYVEELARIADCFVSAHPNAGLPNALGGYDLRPEQMALEVGDWARRGFLNIVGGCCGTTPEHIRAIAEAVRGCAPRPLPEIPPACRLAGLEPLNIRPEVSSFVNVGERTNVTGSARFRRLIQSGDYESALAVAREQVENGAQVIDVNMDEGLLDAVAAMQRFLNLIAAEPEIARVPVMIDSSKWEVIEAGLKCVQGKPIVNSISLKEGEARFIEQARLCRRYGAAVIVMAFDEQGQADTCARKVEICTRAYRLLTEGVGFPPEDIIFDPNIFAVATGIEEHNDYARAFIEATRIIKQTLPHALVSGGVSNVSFAFRGNDPVREALHAVFLYHAIQSGMDLGIVNAGQLAIYDDLPEELREAVEDVILNRCPDATERLLAIAPRYKGEGGAETATADQEWRSWPVAERLKYALVKGITDHIEEDTEAARQALGRPLAVIEGPLMDGMNHVGDLFGAGKMFLPQVVKSARVMKKAVAYLQPFLEDEKAAGEVSGNQGRILIATVKGDVHDIGKNIVAVVLQCNGYEVIDLGVMVPAETILERARAEQVQIIGLSGLITPSLDEMVHVAKELKRTGITLPLLIGGATTSKVHTALKIAPQREEPVIYVPDASRAVGVVAHLLSDELRPAYLEQICTEYSRIRAEREGRESGRRSMSLQEARANRVQIAWEQTPLIEPALLRPHFEDPGPWALEVVRGDAWAVATIQDFPLADLAQYIDWLPFFQAWELAHNRFPDILDDPIIGEESRRLYADAQVFLQRLIDEDWLTARAVFGFFAANRLGDDDIALFADLARSQRLAVAHHLRQQMVRDAARNQPNFCLADFIAPPGHPDWIGAFAVTAGIGIEAHLERFAANHDDYSAIMLKALADRLAEAFAERLHQLVRIRYWGYAPDESLTNEELIAERYQGIRPAPGYAACPDHTEKGTLWRLLEPDQRVGIRLTENFAMWPTASVSGWYLAHPQARYFGVGRIQRDQVEDYARRKGMTLAEAERWLAPVLGYEP
- a CDS encoding metal ABC transporter ATP-binding protein codes for the protein MSEPVIQVQSLSFSYGETLVLEQVDLEVRAGEFLGLVGPNAGGKSTLLKLILGLYELQQGYIRVLGKPPRLAVRQLGYVPQFPTFPRDFPISVEEAVALGRIGASGRGLWGWLSQSDRLAAHQALAEVEAEDLARRPIGRLSGGQLQRVLLARALVSDPKILILDEPTANIDQRAEGEIFDLLARLNQRLTILLVSHDIAFISGYVSRVACLNRTLICHETQPLTGDLIHRLYGGPVHRVEHRHA
- a CDS encoding metal ABC transporter permease; translated protein: MPEFIAALSAYAFLQKALIAGLLASIGCGLIGPFVVVKRIAFMAGGIAHAVLGGMGAAIYLGFDPLLGAIIASLVSAVLMGMVRLAWQAQEDTLISALWAVGMAIGLLFIAKTPGYRSDLMGLLFGNILLVPDRALIWMAGLDLLVGATIATFYRPLLALTFDEEFARLRGVPVAAFYLLLLCLVALTAVLLIQVVGLILVIALLTLPAAIAGHYIHSLESMMLIATLLGMLFTSLGLALSFAPDLPAGPTMILLAGAVYILSALFSQWLRNRRARRLTGSGGT
- a CDS encoding 6-pyruvoyl trahydropterin synthase family protein is translated as MSDPKLTRIEVHKDYLKFSAAHFTLFSASARENLHGHDFRVRCTVTAAVGEDGLAFDYGILKQALAALCAELDERVLLPLHSPYLRVEVEDGWVSAHFAAERIPFLARDVLLLPVRNVTAEELAGLLLERLQARPEISALKLQSIALGVSSGRGQWAFAHWGIT
- a CDS encoding SDR family NAD(P)-dependent oxidoreductase, whose amino-acid sequence is MTSLIVTGASSGIGLAIARRFMAEGWRVINLSRRPCPEPQVEHLSADLQDPECLERALAGLAGRFAQGSQFCLVHNAARLEPDRIDDLPDAKLRSVIELNLLAPNRINQALIPLMGAGSSILYIGSTLAEKAVPGTASYTIAKHALVGMMRATCQDLAGRRIHTCMLCPGFTDTPQLRALLGDDPERLRAIAAMNAFGRLVAPEEIAELAWVAAHSPVLNGALIHANLGQSER
- a CDS encoding SDR family NAD(P)-dependent oxidoreductase, encoding MERIVCISGGTSGIGAGLVVAFLQAGDRVYTFGRTPAKVEALCQAHAQAVAAGRLRALVGDATDGSFRKALHHQIAHESGHLDVLVNNAAVIVSQGTLEESLDDWHRTLEIDLIAPFALIQVMIDLLERSSSPAVINLSSACAHHPFSTCTSTCYSVAKAGLEMLTRRLALALGPKGIRVNAVAPGVVPSPMWGEASELIEQTIARRHVLKQQPVTAGDIAAAVLYLAAAERVTGAILAVDAGYTLG
- a CDS encoding MerR family DNA-binding transcriptional regulator; translated protein: MGTGKAAKRLGVSVKTLQRWEREGGLILVARTVARHKSAS